The genomic segment atagcacacaaaaaaaccctCAGGCATCAAAAGGGTCCTCCCTCCCTAAGAAGATGCCCTACAATTGCAAGATGCACAACACAATGAAAGGACTGGTttgttaaaggtacagtaacaccaaaaaaagatagtgtattacagtaatgaaaatatgatgtacGTATAATGTGCTGCACTTGTACAAGCggtgtgtttgcgtcagaaacactatgagaaaaggcacaggatataacAGAAaacgctctgtagtatacaatgggattcttcagatcaTATACCTGATCTACGGTGTATCCAGGGTTTGAATGGCCTCCGTCATAGcagcacagcagcttgtttatataaacaatagtagtgttttggaagcaagcacaccagatttaccagtgcagggcacagatttttataatgtagtttttatttctaaattacactgttacactgcaataattcactctacaatataaaatttcattcctgaagtgtatgtttttcagttgtaatattggtgtcggtcagtgggacctggattttactattgagtgctgttctgagatctaccaggcagctgttattttgtgtctggtaaccttcccattgttctgttgttaggctgctgggggaggggggtgatatcagtccaacttgcagtgcagctgtaaagagagactgaagtttatcagaacacaagtcacatgactgggggaacctgggaaactgacaatatgtctagccccatgtcagatttcagaataaaaaaaatctgtttgctcttttgagaatcagatttcagtgcagccttctgctggagcagcactattaactgatgtgttaatttgtaattcctttaaaacactttcatgttttggtgttaccgttcctttaactttttttgcaGACAGTGATCATTGTTGCCTTAAAACAATAGAAATAAGATAGGATACCCTTTTAATTGTTCTCCTTTTGGGTTCTGATATTTGCAATACAGTGCATAGCAAGGCGTATCTAGACTGCAAGGCTTGGGTTAACAGAGCACAATTTTATAGCATCCACCATCATGCGCAACAAATGAGCATTCGAGTCTGGTTTGGACAGTGATTTCAAGGTCCGCCAACTGTAATCCATCTTGAGTCTCTCCTGGGCAGCACCACCAGATGTTTCTAGGGAGACCTGAGATTTTGTATGCCCCATGTGTACATTTGCATTGTATGCAAGAGCCGCTAGTTTGGTCCTTGCATCCACAGAATCCATCCTAAGACGGACTACACCAGGCCTATATTTCTGAAGGAGACGATGGTATAACAAAATCTCTCTGCCGTGGCTAAACTGAGAAAGACGGGTCAAGTCCTTCGTCAGCTTGAAGGAAAGAATCACTTCACGTAAAGCATGGAAGGCCGGACACCACAACTTAATCCAGGGAAGTGGCCGCGAATTACGAAGGAGAGCTTTATGGTCGCATGCATGGCATACTACGGAGCCGCCCCACTCATGGTGATTAGTAATGTGCATTAGCAGCGATTGCCACTTTTCACGAAACAAGGAAACGTTCCCTTGACTAGTTTTGGAAGACCATTCAAAGTGTAGAATGATCGCAGGTATCCACTTGCTAATCTGTGAGCACTTCCTTTTTTTGCTGGCAGACACCAATTGTCTTTTTACCTTTTGGGCATAAAAGCCAACATCATACTTGTGAATGATAGGACTGTACTTCTGACACATGAGTTCTTCAATAGCAGAATGCTGGTCTGTTGCAATGGCCTCAACAACGTAATTATCTTTTAGAAGTCGATCTAAACATATTTCATAGGCTAGCTGTTCCTTTGCTAGGTCCTGTTTTTGACTGGTTTTAGACTTCTGAACCACCTGAAAATCTAGAATTAGTTTACTCTGGGGTTCAGTGAACGTGTACGTAGAGACCTTTGAGTTGTGACCATCCCCAGAAAGGCACAGTTTTGTATATCCTACGGTATCTTTGAGCCGTCTACGCTCATTAAGCCAATGGCGATCGATTGTAGGAAATAGAAATGCACGCTGGTATTTACGGTAAGTGTCGCAGGAAATTAGCTGCAGGCCCATCAGCTGACTAATTTCTTCAACCTTTGAAAATCTAGAACCGCTGAAAAGCAGAGCAGCTGATGCCAAAAGATTGCCCAGTGCAACATCTCCTGCTACAGGCTGGCTGTCCCACAGATGAAAGCGGTGGCCTTTGGAGCACCTGCCAACTACAGACAAGTAAGAGCCCTTCACTTGCTTCTCAAGTCCAATGATGGGGGAACGGCAGTCCACACCAAAACCACAGGAAAGCTTGTGAAGCAAGACATCAAGGCAAGACTCAAATACGATAAACTTCCGTTGATGCGCAATATCTAGAACTGCAGTATCATTGCCCATGGGTAAGGTGTGCTCTGTACTTCTATTACTGCTGGACTTGTTTTGAATGCGGTGTCTTACTTTGTGGGAGGATGGAGTGGAATCCATAAAACTGTCTGCTTTGGTTATTTCTGGTATCCCAGAATGAAATGGATCTAAATTTACGGAGGGCTGGTGAGTCTGGGTGTTATCATTGTTACTGCTATCATTATCATCCACCTCCTGCTCCTCATCTcggctgtttttattattactcgTGCCCATCAGATCTTTTTGACAATCGCGACCGACTGTAGGTTTCTGGGTGCTTTTCCTTGAAGAGCTTGAATGGTAGTAGTGATCGTGCTTTATTTTCCATCCCTCACCAGCTGTATTAAACTCGAATTCTGGCCACTGTACACCAGCTTCTTTGTAAAACATTGCTGGATCCGTGGATGTGCTTGCATCAACCATTTTAATTTTCATACACCGACCACAAGGTCGTTCCGGGTACATAAAGTAGCGATTGCGAATAGCGCTGCGCCCTCTGCTCTCTGGGGTGTTCCAAGCAAATATCGTGGGCACTGCATCTGCTTTCAGTCCCTTTGAATAGCCGAATTGGACGAAACAATCAGAGGAAAAATGGGCAGAGCAAATTCGATAGGAATTCTGTTTCTTTCCATCCAGGACTTTCTGTGCAAAATCATCAATGTCGCCAACATTTTGTCCGATGTTCACGAGCCATTGTTTTATTCTGGAAAGGTTGTTTGGGAATCCGTGCAAGGCGATTCCAGGAGAAAGGCATTTTCTTGCTGTGCTGTGATGACAACCACGGACTATGCAAGATGGCATTGTTTCAATCTGAAAATGCAGTAGTACAATTGTAGTGAGATAAATAATTAACTTTTatctataaagtgccaacatatctcacagcactgtacaacaCATGGGTGCATACACTGAACACAGATTAGATAACAAAACATAGACCTAAAATGAGTGGTGAAGAGGGAACTGCTCaacagagcttacattctaaaaaaagaaatagtcaTGAGAAGGTATAGGGATGGGCAAGAGCAGCGAGACATGTGGCACTGAGCACTGCaatttaaatgacaaggaaaggcTTCAACTGCATCACACATATCATAAAGCCCCTGTACCTCTTCGCcaactttattttttcaaaattccgCTCATGTCTCCTGCAGTGCTTTTTCAAAGTTTGCACAACTTCCCCTTCATCACAGCTGCCGTTTTAGTTATTAATACGTCATTAATATGGCGCTGCAGAACTCATTGCGCATGTGTAAAACTGCAGGACAGCAGGGCTAGCAGAACGGGGAAGGATGATAGAAGGAGGCAGAAGCAGCATTAAAACACACCGATGGGCTCACAGGAGAATTTACTACTGAAAACTAGCCGATCAGTGTGTATTTCTTCTGTAGAGAAGCGCGTCACCATGGCAACCTTCGTAGGCTGCTGCCATTGGCGCAATCTTGCAGAAGGCAGGGCTTCTGGGTTCAGTGTACCTTATTGAAAACGAACAGGCGCACTCACAAAGATTGTTTATGTCCCCGAGCTGCCTGTCCACGATTGTTCTGAGCATGCCAGAAAGTCTTGGTCTTGATGAAAGAGTGATGGATCATGGGAATTTTACATAATGAAGTAAGCTGTTTTGCCTAGAACATGGGGATAGCACTGACAAAGCTCTTAATGAAGAGGAGAATGGAAATAATGAATGGCATCACTGTAAGTATGGCTTATAATAGAGGTTAACTCATTCctaacctttccttgtcctttaaagtaagccttatcagaaaggtccacctaaatataccagtaaaccctcaatgtaatgctgctcggagtcctctgtcaaaagaaaaacatttctttccttctattgtgtactcatgggcttctgtatcagacttcctgccttcagcttaaacatccttgccccgggcgtgagcatgctcagtttactcctctcctcccttctcaggtatggtaaaacattctgcagaataaatataacattctagcttgcactattgcagctaatctattggcaataaaatgcctctgtagcttttcctttaacaaaacaaaaaaataatatttatagtaaGAGTGTAAAGAATGTACAACTTTGGACAGATGGACAGACAAatgtagtaaaggtatgggatccattatccagaatgattgggacctggggttttaatgGATTCTTCTGGAtatcaataccttaagtctactagaaaatcatgcaaacgttaaataaactaaataggattgtttggcctccaataaggattcattatatcttagatgggatcaaggacaaggtactgtttaaagggatactgtcattggaaaaaatgtttttttcaaaatgaatcagttaatagtgctgctccagcagaattctgcactgaaatccatttctcaaaagagcaaacagattttttaatattcaattttgaaatctgacatggggctagacatattgtcaatttcccagctgccccaagtcatgtgacttgtgctctgataaacttcaatcactctttactgctgtactgcaagttggagtgttatcacccccccccagcagccaaacaaaagaacaatgggaaagtaaccagataacagctccctaacacaagataacagctgcctggtagatctaagaacagcagtcaatagtaaaaaaccatgtcccactgagaaacattcagttacattgagaaggaaaaacagcagcctgccagaaagcatttctcacctaaagtgcagtcacgagtcacatggccaggggcagctgggaaattgacaaaatgtcaagccccatgtccgatttcaaaattgaatataaaaaaatctgtttgctcttttgagaaatggatttcagtttagaattctgctggagtagcactattaactgatgcgttttgaaaaaaaaaacatgttttccgatgacaggatccctttaattattacagagaaaaaggaaatcattttaaaaaatttggataaaatggagtctataattctgagctttttggataacaggtttccggacaacggatcccatacccgtaattATTTATCCATCAGGCACAGAACAAATGCCGCTTCAGTGACTGCAGAGGACCCTGGTGTATGTAGATCATATTAGGAAGCTACTCCTGTGCAATatcaatacatgtatgggaccagaatggaatccagtatgcttgggacccgaggttttctggataatggatctttccctaactTGTATCTTCATACATATCTCCTATAtgtcatgtgccttttctcctttttccgctttgaatgtctgcccacatggctacaaagcagcttgtttatataaactataataatgattctgaagcaaacccaccagttATACCAGTACAGCGCAACAGAACATTACtttaaataactaattttttttggtattactgttcctttaaagagggaCAAACAATCACAGCCCGgcaatcacacaagcaaagacagacttcagttccctatcaggtcagtttagctgctgattggttcctggcTTACAGTGCAGTGTACCGTCAGCTCCCCTGCACAGACTGGGAAAGGAGGTAGTGGGTAGTCAAaaagatgggcgggactagtagtgtttttgaagaaattttcaataaaccaGCCCAAAACACTACCCATTCACAGCCAATAGGACCTTCGGCATTCTTGGCTCAATTCAAGTGAAAAATCAAGAAAGCTGTCAAGAATCATAACCTTGTTATCTGGTATATTCTAATATTTCCCACTGcctgtaatgggggggggggttaactgTGAGTGTTTGAGTAGGTGACAAAAGAAACACACTGTGTAGGTAATAACCCTTTGTAAAACGCATGCCAAAGTAGAAATCCCATCAGAAAACCTTTGTTTCTATGGCCATTGTGATAGAAGTAAAAAACACAAAGGCTGTGATAAAAGAAGTAATTATATAAACCTGCCTGTATTTACAGAAAGTTTGCCCAGGACCAATTAAAGGTGCATAAAGATGAGTTAGCAGCGCACATCTTATATGCACACCAAGACAGTCACAAACAAAGGGGTGAAAGAAGGCAGTTATTTACGCAAAGCCCATTATCATTAGTTAGTTCATTTATTTATAGGGGAGTGTGAAACCAAAACAATGCTTGGTTACTGCTTTAGAATTGTTTTtgctcattttgaaaaaagtgtgCATATGGTGgatactacccctttaagcagcactgatttaaaggaacagtaactctgCATTATAAGAGtttaagtaattcaaatataatgttctATGTCCCTGCATGAGCACAATTGGTGTGtatgctttagaaacactactgtcatttatataaacaagctgtccTGCTATGGCAGCAGCCAGTCAAAGCAcagattacatagcagataacagatgcactttgTTGAATACCATTGTATCCTGTTACACGGAATATGTTATCTACTCAGTAAccagagccttttctccttttacagcttgaatggctgcccctattgctacacaacggcctatttatataaacgatagaAGTCGTTCAAAAGTATAACACAACGTTTACTAATGCtgggcaacaatacatgatatttttggCACAGAGTATTTCTTAGAGGGATTctttcaactttaaagggatacggtcatgggatataaaaatgaatcagttaataatgctgctccagcagacttctgcactgaaatccatttcacataagagcaaacagattttttttatatccaattttgaaatctgacatggggctagacatagtcaatttcccagcagcccctggtcatgtgacttgtgcctgcactttaggagagaaatgatttctggcaggctgctgtttttccttctcaatgtaactgaatatgtctcagtgggacttggattttactattgagtgttgttcttagatctaccaggcagctgttatcttgtgttagggagatgttatctggttaccttccattgttcttttgtttggctgctgggggggggggggtgatatcactccaacttgcaatacagcaggaaagagtgattgaagtttatcagagcacaagtcacatgacttggggcaactgggaaattgacaatatgtctagccccattttaccttgtaaaaatgccattatatcagagctgcacagAGATGTTTACTCGTCTGTGTCTATGCTGaaatgaggagtgggcgtgtctctTCTTTCTCCCACAGGAAATTGTTAtcacactgactgacaggctgaacacacacacagcagggaAAGCCCTTCCCAGGTTCCTGCCCGTATCTCTCATCAGCCTGCAAACATGCGGATTCTCCCTGTATCTAACCTTATACTGATCCTGCacagtgttatttatttttaaaaaattaaaaggctTTGATTTATTTTCATATGTGCTGTACATGTGGGAGGACGGTAGCTGATTGTGTAGGTGGCGATTGGGGGAGGTGAATGGGGAAGGCATCAGAGTGGTGATCGAGTTAGGTGGACGGGGAAGGCA from the Xenopus laevis strain J_2021 chromosome 9_10L, Xenopus_laevis_v10.1, whole genome shotgun sequence genome contains:
- the LOC121393080 gene encoding uncharacterized protein LOC121393080 — protein: MPSCIVRGCHHSTARKCLSPGIALHGFPNNLSRIKQWLVNIGQNVGDIDDFAQKVLDGKKQNSYRICSAHFSSDCFVQFGYSKGLKADAVPTIFAWNTPESRGRSAIRNRYFMYPERPCGRCMKIKMVDASTSTDPAMFYKEAGVQWPEFEFNTAGEGWKIKHDHYYHSSSSRKSTQKPTVGRDCQKDLMGTSNNKNSRDEEQEVDDNDSSNNDNTQTHQPSVNLDPFHSGIPEITKADSFMDSTPSSHKVRHRIQNKSSSNRSTEHTLPMGNDTAVLDIAHQRKFIVFESCLDVLLHKLSCGFGVDCRSPIIGLEKQVKGSYLSVVGRCSKGHRFHLWDSQPVAGDVALGNLLASAALLFSGSRFSKVEEISQLMGLQLISCDTYRKYQRAFLFPTIDRHWLNERRRLKDTVGYTKLCLSGDGHNSKVSTYTFTEPQSKLILDFQVVQKSKTSQKQDLAKEQLAYEICLDRLLKDNYVVEAIATDQHSAIEELMCQKYSPIIHKYDVGFYAQKVKRQLVSASKKRKCSQISKWIPAIILHFEWSSKTSQGNVSLFREKWQSLLMHITNHHEWGGSVVCHACDHKALLRNSRPLPWIKLWCPAFHALREVILSFKLTKDLTRLSQFSHGREILLYHRLLQKYRPGVVRLRMDSVDARTKLAALAYNANVHMGHTKSQVSLETSGGAAQERLKMDYSWRTLKSLSKPDSNAHLLRMMVDAIKLCSVNPSLAV